Below is a window of Salvelinus fontinalis isolate EN_2023a chromosome 14, ASM2944872v1, whole genome shotgun sequence DNA.
AATTCGTCCTTCAATCCCAGTAGTACGATCCTTCTTTTCACCAATCCAACTATGTTAGATCAGTGATTACCTCATgcaagggaggaaggaaggatgtACTTCCCAAGTGTTCTAACAAGGCTTGGGAGTTCTAGTAGTGAGTCTCTACTGACTGTTCTATCTGCTCTCTCATCTCACAGCAGTCTCAGGACTCTGGTTCTGAGTCTCAACACCAGCTCAACACCTCCAGTCTGAAGGAGGCCCTAGAGGGCTTTGACCGCAGCCGCACGCCTTCGGCCTCCTCACACAGCTCCCGCAAGTCCTCGTCCCACACTGCTATCTCCAACCCAGCCTGTAAGCGCTGACCACATGACGTTACTACATCCATCTTGTCTAGTATGATGTCATCTGTCCTGAGAGCTTCTTTGATCCTAAGAGTAAggtgtttgttttttccttctcAGCACCTAAGCTTAAGACAGACAGGGGTACACCGGGATGCCAGTCCGTCTCTGCTATTGAGATGACATCACAGCGAAGATCATCCATCAGCAGTCAGGTCAGAGTGGGTTTCTTTCAGCTTGCGGTCAAGCCTCTCTATATTTGATAGTGATTTGGTTCCTAATGTAGTTCCTGTGCTTGTATCCAACAGCAATCGATGAGCTCCCAGCACACCCAGAACACAGGGCAGAACATGGCCCCATCCATGgttccacaacaacaaccacagcagcaACTACAACTGCAACAGcagcaaccaccaccacaacagcaGCAGCTTCAGATCCAGCCTAGTGTCCAGGTGAGAAATATTCCTCATGATTGTAATTTGGCAGTTTCTTTTGCTAGAGCCAGTGACAcagaaactcagcaaaaaaatacgtcctctcactgtcaactgagtttattttcagcaaacttaacatgtgtaaatgtttgtatgaacataagattcaacaactgagacataaactgtgactaacagaaatggaataatgtgtccctgaacaaaggggggtcaaaagtaacagtcagtatccactgcagtgcatctcctcctcatggactgcaccagatttgccagttcttgctgtgagatgttaccccactcttccaccaaggcaactgcaagttcccggacatttctggggggaatggccctagccctcaccctccgatccaacaggtcccagacgtgctcaatgggattgagatccaggctcttcgctggccatggcagaacactgacattcctgtcttgcaggaaatcatgcataGAATGAGCAGTGTGGTTGTtggcattgtcatactggagggtcatgtcaggatgagcctgcaggaagggtaccacatgagggaggaggatgtcttccctgtaacgcacagcgttgagaatgtctgcaatgacaacaagctcagtccgatgatgctgtgacacaccgccccagaccacgacggaccctccacctccaaattgatcccgctccagagtacagtcctcagtgtaacgctcattccttcaacgataaacacaaatccgaccatcacccctggtgagacaaaaccgcgactcgtcagtgaagagcactttttgccagtcctgtctggtccagcgacggtgggtttgtgcccataggcgacattgttgccggtgatgtctggtgaggacctgccttacaacaggcctacatgccctaagtccagcctctctcagcctattgaggacagtctgagcactgatggagggattgtgtgttcctggtgtaactcggtcagttgttgttgccatcctgtacatgtcctgcaggtgtgatgttcggatgtacccaatcctgtgcaggtgttgttacacgtggtctgccactgcgaggacgatcagctgtccgtcctgtctccctgtagcgctgtcttaggcgtctcactgtacggacattgcaatttattgctctggctacatctgcagtcctcatgcctccttgcagcatgcctaaggcacattcacgcagatgagcagggaccctgggcatctttcttttggtgtttttcagagtcagtagaaagtcctctttagtgtcctaagttttcataactgtgaccttaattgcctaccgtctgtaagctgttagtgtcttaacgaccgttccacaggtgcatgttcgttaattgtttatggttcatcgaacaagcatgggaaacagtgtttaaaccctttacaatgaagatctgtgaggttatttggatttttacgaattatctttgaaagaggtAACTTTGTTAGCCCATGGTACAGTTTTCCACCCAGATGGACGCAATGCAGCACCTGAAGGATCAGCTGGAGCAGAGGACCAGGATGATCGAGGCCAACATCCAGAGGCAGCAGCAGGAGCTCAGGCAGATCCAGGAAGAGCTCAACAAGGTGCAGGGCCTTGGCCTACAGGTGAGCACTGCCCCCTACTGTCTGTCTGGGGAACATCGCTATAGGGCCTCATATACTAACCACCACTGCCCTCTTATGTAGAACTGTGTGAGTACTTGAATCAAAAGGTCTGCACATTTGCGTGGATGCATGTATGTGTCATTATGCCTGTGTTTGTCTATGAAAGGAGATTCGTCTTATTCTGTGGTATTTGCTCTGGTGCAGATGTTTCTCCAGCCGGGTACTAGTGGGCTGAGCCTGGGCTCTGTGCAGCTGGCACACGGGACCACCATGCAGCCAGGGGGTGCTCTCACCATGCAGGGCCAAGTGGTGTCTGCAGGCAGTCTGCAGGGCAGCACTCCACAGCAGCATACGGTCCAACAACAACCCCAGCAGCAGTCCCAGCCCCAACAACAGAACCTGTTACGAGACACCAGCTCTGTCCTCTCACAGTCTTCAGTGCGGTCGACTCACTCTCTGCCGCCCCAGCAGAGTGCCCTACCGGCCTCCCTCTACAACACCATGATGATCTCTCAGCCCAACCAGGCCAATGTTGTCCAGATCGCCACCAGCCTGGcccagaacagcagcaacaacacagCTGCCATGGCAAACTTTGCCCAGGACCGCTCGGGACAGATCAGGTACACGATGCCACCAACAGGGTATGTTCTCCTCTCACTCGGTATGCGCCACACTCAGTGGCTGATGTTACTGAGAAATATGCTGATTATCCACAGGATTTGCATACATTTTCATGTGTCTGTCTAAAAAAAATCTGTTGCTCATTCATTACCACCCTCACTCCATCATCTCTCTCAGGTTCCCTGCTGGCTCTCAGTTGCTGACTAAGCTGGTGACTGGGCCGATGGCGTGTGGAGCGGTCATGGTCCCTACAACCATGTTCATGGGCCAGGTGGTGACAGCGTTCGCTCCTCAGCAGGGCCAGACTCAGACCATCAGCATCGCCCAGCAGCAGCCTCAGCAGCAGGAGCAACAGGCTCAGTCTCAGGCCGATGCCACACAGCAAGGGCTGGCCCAGCAACAAACACAGTTCCTCCAGGTGAGGTGACCACCAGAGAGTACCGTTTCTAAAGGTAGATCCGGTACTTGTCCCTATTCTGACCAGCCACTCACCTCTCTGTTCTTCCTTTCTAGGGCCCTCGGCTGCTCCATGGAAACCAGTCCACCCAGTTGATCCTGCAAACGGCGTTCCCACTGCAGCAGCAAGGAGCCTTCGCCAGCACACaacaccagcagcagcagcagctacaaCAGCaacatcagcagcagcagcaacaactccagcagcagcaacaacaacagcaacaacagctccaacaacagcagcaacaggagCAGCAGCTGGCCTCTCACAGGGCAGATAGCATGTCAGGCCGCTCCAGCACACAGCCCCAGTAACGTGACAACATCCGATCAGACATGTGGACTGAACCAAGTCTATTTGTCTGTGTGATGGGGTGAAGAGATCGGTTGAGAAAGCAGTATTGAGACTATGCCTCTGAGGCTACCCTGCTTCAACTTGGTCTGTAGAGTTAGTGATGGATGGATCAATAGATGGATCTCTGGCTGCCTGCACTGAACTCATGAGCCACTGGCGCGTCAGATAGAAAACAATGCTGTGCTCACAGTGAGCACGGAGTCGCTCCGCTTCATGGCCATGCTCAGAACTCTCACCACCTCACCACTGTGACAGGGGCCAGTGCTTGTCCCCTACCCTACCCTCTtcttgtgtgttcagtgtgtgctCCCGTCACCCTCACAGATGTTATTTATGCAGGACGATCCAGTCTGGAGCTTCAATCAAGGCTTCAAAGAAGTCCTACAGAGAGTAGACAGACGCCTcgtttgttttctgtttttctcATATTGTTTTTCATGTCAAATTAATTATGGGTCAGAAAATATTTTTAAGAATGTCATGTGGATTGAACTTTTATTGTACAGAACAAAAAATAATATGGAAATATatggaaaaaaagaaaaataactAATATTTTATATGATGCATGAAATGAAAAGCATAGTCTGTTATTTGTAGCTTTGAATATACCTTTTTTTCTAGTACTCTATGGAAAAAAAGGAAACCTAAACACGCTTAATGGCTGATCTTTTCACAGATTTTCTTCTTCCCAGGGACCGTGTGTCTTTATGGGACCGTGGGTGTGTAGCTGATGCTGCTGGTCGTGTCACAGTTTgtttcatcctcttcctcactttCGTAGTTTTAATAAAACTCCTCTATTGagattaaaaacagaaatgttttaaAGTTACAATATTTTTTTAGAATATATATTGTGGTCCAAAGTGACATGTTGAGGACTAAACAGATACATGATTTTACTCAGAACAATATTTTAAATTGTAAATAAAGCAAAGACCCAAAGTTGACCAAATAGACTTTAAATGTATCCTATGGAAAGCTTATGAGCTCATTATTTTCTCTGCCATCATGCCTCATAACATTTGccatagctattcataaacatttttTACACTTAAAAAGTCCTTAGTGTTTATCTTTAGTTGATTTAAATATGAGTGGGGCATTATGACTGTTTTAGAGTGGTCTCGTAACGCTCATAGCGATGCATGCAAAGTACCTCTAGGTACAGACTATACTAGTGCTTTACAATACTGTACTTTTTTAGCCCTAAAGGCTTGTGTAGAAAAATGATTATTctcatataaatatatattcaaTTACGTTTTAAATGGTCACAAAAATAACCTTAAACTCAGAAATGCAATTCACTCAGTGATATTTCTGCGCATTATCCTATTTCCGCCGTTAGAAATCTAGTGTCTGTTCTATGAATGAAATGCCCTTATgttcctactctctcctgtcactTGCAACTACAGCATGTTTATCTCCTATGAAGCTTTTTATGGGTTGGAAATGTCAGAACAAACAAAGGGGTGATATCTCTCCTCTTTAGAACATTAAATGATGGTGGATCTCATCAAATAAGTGTTTGGACAGAATGCCACTAGCAATTGTTGTGATCTGAGTTAATCTTCATGTGTTAATAAAGTCAGCTTGTCTGTTTTATATAAAGCCAGTCAGACAGTGCTGGAGGCATTATAGTGTGTGGTGGGATGGGGGGTTACTGTTTTAACCAAGATATGTTAAAATGCTAATCTGAGCTGCTGGGGTCATTAAAGTAAACATATAGCACTTATTTATACCTCTCTAACACTAAGTACCCCTTACAGACAGTATTCTCCACTTCTCAGTTGTTTGAATGGGAGAGAAAGTGCAAAAATGTTTCCTAATGTGTACTATGGCTAAGCCCAGTCCAGACAAGAATAGAGCGACTGCTAAGGCTATTTGATCCATGACCTAGAACACAAATGACCTCTGAAATAAGTGAAACTGGTGTTAGTTGGACCTGCCAAGAGAATGAATTGAACCAATTCATCATAGGGATAACAGATGTGGTATGTTTGAAGTTTTTCTGCTCCTGCTCCTCTGCCGCTTCTGTCAGACAGTACGTATATCCCCATGTAACTGTGTTATAAGGTGATGGTTTGATTGTCGTGCTGATGGGGTGTCGCTTGCCATGGCAAATTTAAAACTATGTTTGTTGAGTGGGGTCCTATGAACTGGTTGTAATGCACGTTGCCATATTAACTTCCATAGGGGATTTCCAGGTTTCTATTGTAAATGTTGTGGAGTGGGGCTCTTGGGGATCGAGCCTCTGGTTTTCCAAGCTGCTCATTTCTTGTCAGGGGCCTCTGTAGAATGGCACTTTAGTAGTAGTCGTATTGAATGTTAACTTGTCATGGTAAGGGACAGGATTAGTTATGTTCATCTCAAGAAAAAAACGATTGCCAAACTATTTAGTTATGCTTGCTTGGGCATTTCCCTATTTCCTCGATTTTCAGTGTGACAATCCTGAATCATGTGGTCAGAAAGAAGTTATTGTTTAATTGGTAGCATTTATCTTTGTGGTCTGTTCGATTTCAATAGACTTTTCTTAATAGATGGCAATTTTTTTTCTTGAGGTCTGTGAAACCTACATTATTTCACTTTTTATTGGTGGAAGAAAATCACATATCAAACCTCTCTGGAATCACAGCACAACACTATGTAGAATGTCTGGGCCCTCTAGGGGTCATTTCCTGCTCCGGTCTCTAACATGGCTGGCTGCTCCAatctacagtgcattgggaaagtattcagacccctagacttttttCTAATTCtgatatgttacagccttattctaaaattgattaaatagtttttttcctcctcaatctacacacaataccccataatgacaaagcaaaaacgttttattttttattttagcaaatgtataaattaAAAAAGAGtacatttacatgagtattcaaaccctttactcagtactttgtgtgtacctttggcagcgattacagcctcgagtcttcttgggtatgacgctacaagcttggcacacctgtatttggggagtttctcccattcttctctgcagatcctcttaagctctgtaaggttggatggggagtgttgctgcacagctattttcaggtctctccagagagttCTATtgggtccgggctctggctgggccactcagagacttgtcccgaagccactcctgcattgtcttggctgtctgcataaggtcgttgtcctgttggaaggtgaaccttcaccccagtctgaggtcctgagcgccctggagcaggttttcatcaaggttctctgtacttttctccgttcatctatacctcgatcctgactagtctcccagtccctgccgctgaaaaacctccccacgtcatgatgctgccaccaccatgcttcactgaagggatggtgccaggtttcctccagatgtgacgcttggcattcaggccaaagagttcaatcttggtttcatcagaacagagaaacttgtttttcatggtctgagagtctataggtgccttttggaaaactccaagcgactgtcatgtgtcttttactgaggagtgacttctgtctggctactctaccataaaagcctgattggtggcgtgctacagagatggttgttcttctggaaggttcacccatctccacaaaggaactctagagctctgtcagtgacatcgggttcttggtcacctccctgaccaaagcccttctcccacgattgctcagttcgagcgggcggccagctctaagaagagtcttggtggttccaaacttcttccatttaagaatgatggaggccactgtgttcttgggggccttcaatgatgcagaaatgttttagtacccttccccagatctgtgccttgacacaatcctgtctcggagctctatggacaattcctttgacctcatggcttggtttttgctctgacatgcactgtcaactgtgggaccttatgaagacaggtatgtgcctttctaaatcatgtccagtcaattgaaattactACAGATGggcttcaatcaagttgtagaaacatcaaggatgatcaatggaaacaggatgcacctgatctcaaattcgagtctcatagcaaagggtctgaatacaaacaaaaaaaatacatttgcaaaaatttcaaaaaacctgttttcgttgtcattttggggtattgtgtgtcgattgacaaggaaaaaaatatgtaatacattttagaaaatcCTGtgatgtaataaaatgtggattaagtcaaggggtctgaatactttccaaatgcacagtATGTTCATGTTGTAGTACCTCATGGCAAAACTGTCCCAGGCCCTTGTGTTTACAGTGCAGTAAGTCAGTCTGCTAGTCTCTGCTTTTTGAAATTCACCCTTAGTGCAAATGGTGGTCCCTGCTGCTAGGCTATTGGTGGTGCATTGCCATGCACAGCAGAACTTAGCTGGTACTTCTTATAACCACAAAGTTATTGTCTTGCGAGTAATGCATATCGATACAGATTTATTCAACACGTTGTATAGAAACTGTCCGTGGCTCTTACTTAAGTTGTTTGGTCACTGTgattttataatatttttttggACACAAAGTAAACCTGTGCCACCAATGGCGTGATAAACCTTACAGCTACCAGTACCGGGTCAGGCAGTGCAATACTTGAATGAATGTAATTCAATATCAAACGCTAACATAGCTGTCTGAAGACGGTCATGCATAAATAAATTAATAGTTGAGGGCTTAGCAAAAAGTATTttaacagaaaacacacctcAGATTTTAAGATTATTTTTCTATGGCCAAGCTAGACCTCAAACAATGAATTGAGCGAGTAGATATATAACGTCATACACTGTAATATACTGCTTTCATTGTGTAGAAAAGAAAGCAAAACAAAAATCTACCCAATGAGTTACCTCAAATGAGAAAGGAATTAAACAAACTGTGACATGTGTGAGGACTGTTGATCTAATGTACCCAAAACAGAACTCATCATGAGCTCATCACGAGCTCATGGTTATGCAAAGGTGTACAGAAATATTTAAAGAAATACCTATTTGATATCAATTATCCCCCCATGTAATTGGTTTCTTTTTCCCAATAAATGTTATAAATTCTCTCAAAATATTCCTCTGAAAATGTGATGAGGAATActagatcatttgttttgtttttattaaGTTTTAACAATTAGGAATGCTAGAGTTTAATATTTTGGATCATCTCTAGGATGACCACATTCATGGTCTCTTTTAACAAATTACCCATATAAGACTTATCCACATGTTTATTGGACGTATCAAAGTAGGGATCCCTTATGTTGTATCTCAAAAGGCTACAATAAGGTAATTCAACCCAGACTATGTGAGGTGGGGGAAAATGGAGTGGTATTGATGTTTTGTATCCAAAGTGAAAGATGTGAATAAATTGTTATACTTGGTTTTAATACCCAGATGGAAAGACCAATGTAAAAGGTGGTGAATCATGttctaatgtacagtaccagtcaaaaatctggacacacctactcactcaagggtGATTCTTTATTTgttctattttatacattgtagaataatagtgaagacatcaaaactatgaaataacacattgaatcatgtagtaaccaaaaaaagtgttaaatcaaaatatattttcaaattaGCCacactttgctttgatgacagctttgcacattcttggcattctctcaacctgattcacctggaatgcttttccaacagtcttgaaggagttgccaCATATTCTGagtacttgttagctgcttttccttcactctgcaatccaactcatcccaaaccatctcaattgggttggggtcgggtgattgtggaggtggGTCGCCTGATgcccttacacagcatggaggtgtgttgtgtcatagtcctgttgaaaaacagatcgtcccactaagcgcaaaccatatgggatggcgtgtcgctgcagaatattgtggtagccatgctagttaagtgtgccttgaattctaaaatacctctgcagtagaggtaacacTGGGTCGGTCTTCCtttgctgtggcggtcctcatgagattcagtttcatcatagcacttgatggtatTTGCAACTTCACTTGAAGAAGTTCTtgcaattttccagattgactgacctgcatgtcttaaagtaatgatggactgttgtttctctttgcttatttgagctgttcttgccataatatggactttgtttGTACCtaacagggctatcttctgtataccacccctaccttgtcacaacacaactgattggctcaaacgcattaagaaaagaaataacacaaattaacttttaacaaggcacacctgttaattgaaatgcattctaggtgactacctcatgaagctggttgagagaatgccaagagcgagtaaagctgtcaaggcaaagggtggctactttgaagaatctttcaTATaaaatattttcatttgtttaacactttttttggttactacatgattccatgtgtgttatttcatagttttgatgtcttcatttattctacaatgtagaaaatagtaaaaataaagaaatcctGGAaagagtagatgtgtccaaacttttgactggtactgtacgcaCTAGAAGTTCTGAATGTCTATCAGTGAGTGTTCTTCTCTCTATCATTTAATCTTTGTATGTGTGGTGTTCTTTGCAGAACATTTGTTTGGCTCATGAAATGAATCTGTGCAGTACACTTTGCAGAAAGCACCTGGAACTGGAAAATGCTGTTTTAATACTCAATATCTCTTAGCCCTTGGCTATAACTCTATTTTGCCATGTGTCACTTTTTACACCAGCTGTTCTTGACTTGGGCCAACCCATAATACTTTTAATTATAGAATTAGAACAAGTAGAATGGACAGTTTGCATTGAACTACATTTCTCAGCATTTTAGTCAAGTAAAAAATTCCACAACCTCTGGGTAGTTCTGTGACACCATATTAGTTGAACCACAAAATTCAAGCACATTGATCCTTGAGGGTGCACAGAAATCAGTAGAACGGaccaacatacagttgaagtcggaagtttacatacacttaggttggagtcattaaaactcgtttttcaaccactccacacatttcttgttaacaaactatagttttggcaagtcggttaggacatctactttatgcatgacacaagtaatttttccaacaattgtttacagacagattatttcacttataattaattcattgtatcacaattccagtgggtcagacgtttacatacactaagttgactatgcctttaaacagcttgtaaaattccagaaaatgacgtcatggctttagaagcttctgataggctaattgacataatttgagtcaattggaggtgtacctgtggatgtatttcaaggcctactttcaaactcggtgcctctttgcttgacatcatgggaaaatcaaaaaaatcaaaagaaattgtagacctccacaattctggtccatccttgggagcaatttcgaaacgcctgaaggtaccacgttcatctgtacaaacaatagtatgcaagtataaacaccatgg
It encodes the following:
- the LOC129869622 gene encoding circadian locomoter output cycles protein kaput-like isoform X4, encoding MTSSIGGDDASSIFDGLMEEDEKDKAKRVSRNKSEKKRRDQFNVLIKELGTMLPGNTRKMDKSTILQKSIDFLRKHKEIAAQSESSEIRQDWKPPFLSNEEFTQLMLEDYSSSRLSAMALDGFFLAIMTDGNIIYVSESVTSLLEHLPSDLVDQNLLNFLPLVEHSDVYKALSSHILEGETLTPEYLKTKNQLEFCCHMLRGTIDPKEPPVYEYVKFIGNFKSLNNVPNSTRNGLEGVIQRSLRPAFEDRVCFIATVRLAKPQFIKEMCTVEEPNEEFTSRHSLEWKFLFLDHRAPPIIGYLPFEVLGTSGYDYYHVDDLETLAKCHEHLMQYGKGKSCYYRFLTKGQQWIWLQTHYYITYHQWNSRPEFIVCTHTVVSYAEVRAEQRRELGIVEESLPEISAVDKQSQDSGSESQHQLNTSSLKEALEGFDRSRTPSASSHSSRKSSSHTAISNPASPKLKTDRGTPGCQSVSAIEMTSQRRSSISSQQSMSSQHTQNTGQNMAPSMVPQQQPQQQLQLQQQQPPPQQQQLQIQPSVQMDAMQHLKDQLEQRTRMIEANIQRQQQELRQIQEELNKVQGLGLQMFLQPGTSGLSLGSVQLAHGTTMQPGGALTMQGQVVSAGSLQGSTPQQHTVQQQPQQQSQPQQQNLLRDTSSVLSQSSVRSTHSLPPQQSALPASLYNTMMISQPNQANVVQIATSLAQNSSNNTAAMANFAQDRSGQIRYTMPPTGFPAGSQLLTKLVTGPMACGAVMVPTTMFMGQVVTAFAPQQGQTQTISIAQQQPQQQEQQAQSQADATQQGLAQQQTQFLQGPRLLHGNQSTQLILQTAFPLQQQGAFASTQHQQQQQLQQQHQQQQQQLQQQQQQQQQQLQQQQQQEQQLASHRADSMSGRSSTQPQ
- the LOC129869622 gene encoding circadian locomoter output cycles protein kaput-like isoform X5, whose product is MTSSIGGDDASSIFDGLMEEDEKDKAKRVSRNKSEKKRRDQFNVLIKELGTMLPGNTRKMDKSTILQKSIDFLRKHKEIAAQSESSEIRQDWKPPFLSNEEFTQLMLEALDGFFLAIMTDGNIIYVSESVTSLLEHLPSDLVDQNLLNFLPLVEHSDVYKALSSHILEGETLTPEYLKTKNQLEFCCHMLRGTIDPKEPPVYEYVKFIGNFKSLNNVPNSTRNGLEGVIQRSLRPAFEDRVCFIATVRLAKPQFIKEMCTVEEPNEEFTSRHSLEWKFLFLDHRAPPIIGYLPFEVLGTSGYDYYHVDDLETLAKCHEHLMQYGKGKSCYYRFLTKGQQWIWLQTHYYITYHQWNSRPEFIVCTHTVVSYAEVRAEQRRELGIVEESLPEISAVDKQSQDSGSESQHQLNTSSLKEALEGFDRSRTPSASSHSSRKSSSHTAISNPASPKLKTDRGTPGCQSVSAIEMTSQRRSSISSQQSMSSQHTQNTGQNMAPSMVPQQQPQQQLQLQQQQPPPQQQQLQIQPSVQPMVQFSTQMDAMQHLKDQLEQRTRMIEANIQRQQQELRQIQEELNKVQGLGLQMFLQPGTSGLSLGSVQLAHGTTMQPGGALTMQGQVVSAGSLQGSTPQQHTVQQQPQQQSQPQQQNLLRDTSSVLSQSSVRSTHSLPPQQSALPASLYNTMMISQPNQANVVQIATSLAQNSSNNTAAMANFAQDRSGQIRYTMPPTGFPAGSQLLTKLVTGPMACGAVMVPTTMFMGQVVTAFAPQQGQTQTISIAQQQPQQQEQQAQSQADATQQGLAQQQTQFLQGPRLLHGNQSTQLILQTAFPLQQQGAFASTQHQQQQQLQQQHQQQQQQLQQQQQQQQQQLQQQQQQEQQLASHRADSMSGRSSTQPQ
- the LOC129869622 gene encoding circadian locomoter output cycles protein kaput-like isoform X9, with protein sequence MTSSIGGDDASSIFDGLMEEDEKDKAKRVSRNKSEKKRRDQFNVLIKELGTMLPGNTRKMDKSTILQKSIDFLRKHKEIAAQSESSEIRQDWKPPFLSNEEFTQLMLEALDGFFLAIMTDGNIIYVSESVTSLLEHLPSDLVDQNLLNFLPLVEHSDVYKALSSHILEGETLTPEYLKTKNQLEFCCHMLRGTIDPKEPPVYEYVKFIGNFKSLNNVPNSTRNGLEGVIQRSLRPAFEDRVCFIATVRLAKPQFIKEMCTVEEPNEEFTSRHSLEWKFLFLDHRAPPIIGYLPFEVLGTSGYDYYHVDDLETLAKCHEHLMQYGKGKSCYYRFLTKGQQWIWLQTHYYITYHQWNSRPEFIVCTHTVVSYAEVRAEQRRELGIVEESLPEISAVDKQSQDSGSESQHQLNTSSLKEALEGFDRSRTPSASSHSSRKSSSHTAISNPASPKLKTDRGTPGCQSVSAIEMTSQRRSSISSQQSMSSQHTQNTGQNMAPSMVPQQQPQQQLQLQQQQPPPQQQQLQIQPSVQPMVQFSTQMDAMQHLKDQLEQRTRMIEANIQRQQQELRQIQEELNKVQGLGLQMFLQPGTSGLSLGSVQLAHGTTMQPGGALTMQGQVVSAGSLQGSTPQQHTVQQQPQQQSQPQQQNLLRDTSSVLSQSSVRSTHSLPPQQSALPASLYNTMMISQPNQANVVQIATSLAQNSSNNTAAMANFAQDRSGQIRFPAGSQLLTKLVTGPMACGAVMVPTTMFMGQVVTAFAPQQGQTQTISIAQQQPQQQEQQAQSQADATQQGLAQQQTQFLQGPRLLHGNQSTQLILQTAFPLQQQGAFASTQHQQQQQLQQQHQQQQQQLQQQQQQQQQQLQQQQQQEQQLASHRADSMSGRSSTQPQ
- the LOC129869622 gene encoding circadian locomoter output cycles protein kaput-like isoform X8, whose translation is MALDGFFLAIMTDGNIIYVSESVTSLLEHLPSDLVDQNLLNFLPLVEHSDVYKALSSHILEGETLTPEYLKTKNQLEFCCHMLRGTIDPKEPPVYEYVKFIGNFKSLNNVPNSTRNGLEGVIQRSLRPAFEDRVCFIATVRLAKPQFIKEMCTVEEPNEEFTSRHSLEWKFLFLDHRAPPIIGYLPFEVLGTSGYDYYHVDDLETLAKCHEHLMQYGKGKSCYYRFLTKGQQWIWLQTHYYITYHQWNSRPEFIVCTHTVVSYAEVRAEQRRELGIVEESLPEISAVDKQSQDSGSESQHQLNTSSLKEALEGFDRSRTPSASSHSSRKSSSHTAISNPASPKLKTDRGTPGCQSVSAIEMTSQRRSSISSQQSMSSQHTQNTGQNMAPSMVPQQQPQQQLQLQQQQPPPQQQQLQIQPSVQPMVQFSTQMDAMQHLKDQLEQRTRMIEANIQRQQQELRQIQEELNKVQGLGLQMFLQPGTSGLSLGSVQLAHGTTMQPGGALTMQGQVVSAGSLQGSTPQQHTVQQQPQQQSQPQQQNLLRDTSSVLSQSSVRSTHSLPPQQSALPASLYNTMMISQPNQANVVQIATSLAQNSSNNTAAMANFAQDRSGQIRYTMPPTGFPAGSQLLTKLVTGPMACGAVMVPTTMFMGQVVTAFAPQQGQTQTISIAQQQPQQQEQQAQSQADATQQGLAQQQTQFLQGPRLLHGNQSTQLILQTAFPLQQQGAFASTQHQQQQQLQQQHQQQQQQLQQQQQQQQQQLQQQQQQEQQLASHRADSMSGRSSTQPQ